A region of Macrobrachium nipponense isolate FS-2020 chromosome 7, ASM1510439v2, whole genome shotgun sequence DNA encodes the following proteins:
- the LOC135217525 gene encoding uncharacterized protein LOC135217525 isoform X2 yields the protein MMMPMKTLQECSADCIAQALLNSPCVTHLATSAFRGHVDSSQKEVIYQCLVDLKEHLSSLKCTNSGGISIPASWLLKQRIASVAEYVSCQSQIDFLKASILKLLLFEEFVLSTGVEWEGSENVSEDNETDFVFEYSMSDVAYLNAFIRVLKSFGPFPVERVILAFEFRDAEDMKSVLQALFSSCTKIKSIHLAGKCVNVVALSNLKCFSKQLEELVLIDSYSSLTKDTFCVSLLGRPWIEYISSHDGRNSCLEPQFPALRHLWYQRQNSNQNWNDSFIKTAILTYYPNLKTLNWRVNEFNHNYALTKVPGLSGKQYNLESLLLTTVDLVDSNRSAASDRLICSVDVGYLPQLFPGLQDVSLVFARSPDCQCSRSELKGPCKGRASQIIETLTNVLSDCSKIESLTAGGDIVHLESILLPVLSLYGHRLRSLGLRLHITATTTQQHIMNILSLCPHLENITITGNGFYQRTYPSFEKPVKRPKVKTLQLMLNASHPDNIELMQMFLSSCSDIKNLCISALAIDSLHAIVDGHKAIHLSSLILPVLENISVADIDDHVCIILKNYPNLQYIYVPRKLKKWRTFQEKLWNRGIIVKFTDLLVNLF from the coding sequence gtgGATTTGAAGGAACATTTATCTAGTTTAAAATGTACAAATTCTGGTGGAATCAGCATCCCAGCATCATGGTTGTTAAAACAACGAATTGCGTCGGTTGCTGAGTATGTATCATGTCAATCTCAGATAGACTTTTTGAAAGCTTCTATATTGAAGCTTTTACTCTTTGAGGAGTTTGTTTTAAGTACGGGAGTGGAATGGGAAGGTAGTGAGAATGTAAGTGAAGACAATGAGACTGATTTCGTCTTTGAGTACTCTATGTCTGACGTAGCATACCTCAATGCTTTTATTAGAGTGCTCAAGTCATTTGGACCTTTCCCAGTGGAACGAGTGATTCTAGCATTCGAGTTTCGAGATGCAGAGGATATGAAATCAGTGTTGCAAGCCTTGTTCAGCAGTTGCACAAAAATTAAAAGCATCCATCTGGCAGGGAAGTGTGTTAATGTTGTTGCTTTAAGTAATCTGAAATGCTTTTCAAAACAGCTTGAAGAGTTAGTTCTAATCGATTCGTACAGTTCTTTGACCAAAGATACATTTTGTGTGTCCTTACTGGGCAGGCCATGGATAGAGTACATATCTAGTCATGATGGTAGAAATAGTTGTTTAGAACCTCAGTTTCCAGCCTTGAGGCATTTATGGTACCAAAGACAGAACTCAAACCAGAACTGGAATGATAGCTTTataaaaactgcaattctaacgTACTATCCAAACTTGAAGACATTGAATTGGCGTGTGAATGAATTTAACCACAATTATGCGCTAACAAAGGTACCTGGTTTGAGTGGCAAACAATACAACTTGGAAAGCCTACTTTTAACAACAGTAGACCTTGTGGACTCCAACAGAAGTGCAGCCTCAGATAGACTAATTTGTAGTGTAGATGTGGGATATTTACCACAATTATTTCCTGGACTTCAAGATGTTTCTTTGGTGTTTGCAAGAAGCCCTGATTGCCAGTGTTCTCGCTCAGAGCTAAAAGGACCTTGTAAGGGAAGGGCTTCCCAAATTATTGAAACTCTAACTAATGTTTTGTCAGATTGCAGTAAGATTGAATCACTTACAGCTGGCGGTGACATAGTCCATCTGGAATCTATTTTACTTCCAGTGCTAAGCCTATACGGACACAGATTGCGATCGTTGGGCCTCAGACTACACATAACGGCTACAACCACTCAGCAACACATTATGAACATATTGTCTCTTTGCCCTCATTTAGAGAATATAACCATAACAGGCAATGGCTTTTATCAACGAACATATCCCTCTTTTGAGAAGCCTGTGAAGAGACCCAAAGTCAAGACACTACAGCTTATGTTGAACGCATCTCACCCAGATAACATAGAACTGATGCAGATGTTTTTATCATCTTGCAGTGATATAAAGAACTTGTGTATTAGTGCATTAGCAATTGATAGCCTTCATGCAATAGTAGATGGCCATAAAGCAATTCATCTCTCATCATTAATACTACCTGTCCTTGAAAACATTTCTGTTGCTGATATTGATGACCATGTGTGCATTATACTGAAAAACTATCCaaacttgcaatatatatatgtgcccaGAAAACTTAAGAAGTGGAGGacttttcaagaaaaattatGGAATAGAGGAATAATAGTCAAATTTACCGATTTATTAGTAAATTTGTTTTAG
- the LOC135217003 gene encoding uncharacterized protein LOC135217003: MLQDPCGHEVCRSHAPCATPHGNLQVWFHETCTICYDLVSQLLDGAPAVRDTALATLRAWVGGFGKNAAKGQPYILEKRLAVLIFPGGKSTGYVDPAEAAPTIAAIQQQLAASLTEPGQDISSEVATLDLNIEPMVGVDDLLVEVSTLDAQGLPLGATGSSRTQTCFKENPGKDSGFTPVCISDKHLDESQTERPNQNLALTSKCQVQGQIIISPSDSAESSTPLVKSQEPVNISTPSVSSSGDYHPHGRFIKRLGRIFSVQEGSRNLVTPVPSASHKCTGSNGSVLDSKKVTSAKELPHKASFRQRSGSPSESCHGSHLLPGGQVQLAPLLHPYSWSEKRHSRCSIPISSSGVGMVTGQQFVPMDPPEGSRSTSGSIRIPSEPQTPMLCGPQPGPSGLCHGRPVHRLEQLGEDLCLSSSESSPEGTEQTQDIQGSSSSSSPRLAEEQLVPSDSGTGSSSSSNSQSQALPVSTNEDCVRFLRNSQNPNFMDFIKFAAKRDANIDPRNILFLESDKRDSTLRQYDAAVKKLATFLRESDIRIMTINSAISFFRSLFEKGLAASTITTNKSALKKIFQLGFSIDLTDSYFSSIPKACARLRPSVRPTSVSWFLNDVLKLASETDNTTCSFIMLLRITLFLLSLASGARISELSALSRDPNHVEFLPTGEVLLSPERSFIAKNEDPLMRWEPWKVVPLPQDTSLCPVSTLRAFLSRTSSSSSGPLFKREKGGTLSIKGIRQQILYFIKQANPDSFPKAHDVRAVATSINYFQHMNFDDLKKYTGWKSPTVFKRHYLKSLEALKFSAVAAGNIVSPDSA, encoded by the exons atgctccaggacccctgtgggcatgaagtctgcagatcccatgctccatgcgcgactccgcacgggaaccttcaagtctggtttcacgagacctgcactatttgctacgatctggtgagccagctcttagacggg gctcccgctgttagagacaccgccctggcaaccctgcgggcttgggtcggcggttttggcaagaacgccgccaagggacagccctacatccttgagaagaggttggcggtcctgatcttccccggcggcaagtcaacgggttacgtcgacccggcagaggcagccccgactatagcggcaattcagcagcagctcgccgcttcgttgactgaaccaggccaggacatctcgtcggaagtcgcgacactggatctaaatattgaaccaatggtaggtgttgacgacctgttggtcgaggtaagtacgttggacgcccaagggcttcccttgggcgccactgggtcttctaggacacaaacttgcttcaaggagaacccaggaaaggattctgggttcactccagtttgcatcagtgacaaacatcttgatgaaagccaaactgaaagacctaaccagaatctggcgctcacgagcaaatgtcaggtccagggacaaattatcatcagtccctcagattctgcggaatcgtctacgcccttggtcaaaagtcaagaacctgtcaatatcagtaccccttcagtttcctcctccggggattaccatccacacggacgcttcattaagcggctggggaggatattctcagttcaagaaggttcaaggaacctggtcaccccagttccgtcagcttcacataaatgtactggaagcaatggcagtgttcttgactctaaaaaggttacgtccgccaaagaactcccacataaagctagttttagacagcgcagtggtagtccatctgaatcatgtcatggtagccatcttctccctggcggacaagttcagttggcacctctcctccacccatatagctggagtgagaaacgtcatagcagatgctctatcccgatcagttcctctggagtcggaatggtcactggacaacagttcgttccaatggatcctccggagggttccaggtctacaagtggatctattcgcatcccaagcgaaccacaaactcccatgttatgtggcccccaacctggaccctctggcctatgccacggacgccctgtccatagactggaacaactgggagaagatttatgtctttcctccagtgaatcttctcctgaaggtactgaacaaactcaggacattcaagggtcaagtagctctagtagccccagactggccgaagagcaattggtaccctctgattctggaactgggtcttcgtcctcttcgaattcccaatcccaggctctcccagtcagtacaaacgaagactgtgttcgcttcctcaggaattctcaaaaccctaactttatggacttcataaagtttgcggctaaaagagatgcgaatattgatcctcgaaatattcttttcttggaatctgataaaagagattcaactttgagacagtatgatgctgcagtcaaaaagttagcaaccttcctgagagaatcagatattagaatcatgacaatcaattcagctatatcctttttcagatctttatttgaaaaaggcttagcagctagcactattacgacaaacaagtcagccttgaaaaagatttttcaactcggtttcagcatagacttgacagactcttacttctcgtctattcccaaggcttgtgctagacttagaccttcagtgaggcctacgtcagtatcgtggttcttaaatgatgttctaaagctggcttcagaaacagataatacgacatgttcatttataatgctcttaagaataactctatttttattaagcttggcttcaggagctagaatttcagaactgtcggcattatccagagatccgaatcatgttgaatttcttcccacaggggaagttctactttctccggaacgtagttttatagcaaagaatgaagatcctttgatgaggtgggaaccgtggaaggttgtaccccttccacaagatacttctctttgtccagtatcgaccttacgagcctttctgtccaggacatcctcatcctcatcgggtcctctctttaagagagaaaaaggtggtactttatctattaaaggcatcaggcaacagatcctgtactttattaagcaagccaatcctgattccttccctaaagcacatgatgtcagggcagttgccacctcaattaactatttccaacacatgaatttcgatgatttaaaaaagtatactggatggaaatcgccgacagtatttaagcgtcattacttaaagtccttggaagctctgaaattttcagcagttgcggcgggtaacatagtttcccccgactctgcttaa